The Synergistota bacterium sequence TTTTATCCTTTTCATAATATCCCCTCCCTCTGCTTTATACAAGCCTTTAGAAAATCCCTAAACAAGGGACTAGGTTTATATGGTCGTGATTTAAACTCAGGATGAAATTGAACCCCTACAAACCACGGATGATCCTCAAGCTCTATTATTTCCACAAGCTCGCCGTTAGGAGATACTCCTGCTATCTTAAGTCCTTTGGAAGATAATATTTCCCTATAATGGTTGTTAAATTCGTATCTATGCCTATGT is a genomic window containing:
- a CDS encoding gamma-glutamyl-gamma-aminobutyrate hydrolase family protein (Members of this family of hydrolases with an active site Cys residue belong to MEROPS family C26.), with product HRHRYEFNNHYREILSSKGLKIAGVSPNGELVEIIELEDHPWFVGVQFHPEFKSRPYKPSPLFRDFLKACIKQREGIL